The DNA window CGGTCAGGTTTATGCCGCGCCCGGTTTTGGCGATGCCTACAAGGTGTTCTGCGAAGACGGTTGGAACGCGCTCGCGCTTGAGGAAGAATACGGCGGGCAGCAACTGCCCTTTGTCCTGCATGCCGCGCTGCGCGAGGGGATGGCTGGCACCAACCTGGCCTTTGCCCTGATCCACGAGCTGAACTTTGGCGTGGTTGAGGCTCTGATGGCCTATGGTTCGGACGATCAGAAGACGGTTTATGTGCCGCAGCTGACTAATGGAAACTGGGCCGGGACCATGAACCTGACGGAACCGCATTGCGGCACCGATCTGGGTCTGATCCGCACCAAGGCCGTGCAAAACGATGACGGGTCTTATGCCATCACCGGCAACAAGATCTTCATCACCTGGGGCGACCACGACATGTCGGAAAACGTGGCCCACCTGATCCTGGCTCGCGTCGAGGGCGCGCAGCCCGGCCCGCGCGGCCTGTCGCTGTTCCTTGCGCCCAAGTATATGCTGGATGCCGACGGCAACACCACGGATACCCAGAACACGATCACCATCGCCGGGATCGAGAACAAGATGGGCATCCATGGCTCGCCCACCTGCGCGATCTCGTTCGAGGACACCAAGGCCTGGATCGTGGGTGAAGAGGGCAAGGGTCTGGCGGCGATGTTCGTCATGATGAATGCGGCTCGCCTGTCGGTTGGTCAGCAAGGTCTGGGCATTGCCGAGGCGGCCATTCAAACCGCAACCGCCTATGCGCATGAACGCCTGCAGGGTCGCGCGGATGGCGAGGCGTGGAACCCCGCAGGACCAGCCGATCCGCTGGTTGCACACGCCGACGTGCGTCGCCGCCTGCTGACGGCTCAGGGTGAAATGGATGCGGGCCGTGCGTTTGCTTATTTCGGTGCCAGCCTGCTGGACGAAGCGCATCGCTCGGCCACGCCCGAGGCCCGCAAGGCAGCCGACGCCAAGCTGTCGGTTCTGACCCCGGTGTTGAAATCCTACCTCTCCGAGATGGGGTCGCGCATGGCCAACGAGGCGGTGCAGATGCACGGTGGTCACGGCTTCATCAAGGACTACGGTGTCGAACAGCTGGTCCGCGACGTCCGCATCACCGAGATCTATGAGGGCACCAGCGCCGTGCAGGCGCGCGATCTGGTAACCCGCAAGGTGCGTGGTGACAGCGGAGCGGTGATGAAGGGCTTTGTCGCCGATATGCTGGCCGATGCCGATGCCCTGCCTGCTGAACTGGCAGACGTCCAGACCGCACTGCGCGATGCCGCCGCCCGATTGGGCCGCTGCACCGATTGGGTGCTGTCGACGGCGCAGGGCGATGTTCTGTCGGGGGCTTGTGACTATCTTGAGGTGGTCGCGCTCAGCTTCTCGGCGTGGATGGCCGCGCGTATTGCCAAAGCAGCACACGCCGGGACAGGGGCGCAGTCGGCCGATTACTATGCTGACCGTCTCGATTGCGCGCGCGCGCTCTTGGTGCGGGCGTTGCCGCGTGCGCTCAGCCACGAGATGATCTTGCAGGCGGGTGAGCCGGGCATGATCTGCCGCGCGGATCGCTGCATCTGATACGGACCAACATTCATGACATGGGGCGTCCGAGAAATCGGGCGCCCTCTTTTGTTGGGGGTGCGGCGACCTTAGATCAGTCTCAGCAATGGAGGCTGCGCCATGACCGATTGGATCGACTTGAGTTTTGATCTGAACCCCGAGATGTGGATCTATTCGGCGGAAAACTACTCGGACCCGCCCTTTGGCGCGATGAAGTGGACCGATCCGGAGACCAGCCGATATGAGGTCTGGGCGTTGTCCATGGGCACGCAGATGGGCACTCATATCGATGCGCCGTGCCATTTTGTGCCCGGAGCGGCCACGATGGATGCCTTTGACCCGCAACACTGTTTTGGCCGGTTTCGCCGGGTGGATGCAGCGCAGCCGAAGGTGGATCTGTCACCAGAGGGATGGGCAGGGATCACCCATCTGTTTCTGGACGCGCGCGCGGATCACTTGGCTCGGGTCGCGGATATCGAGGCCCTGCTAACTTTGCCGATCCCGATCTGGGTGATGGCAGGCGGCGTGCGTGTCGATCATCCGGACGGGCTGTGGTTTCATCAGCGCATCGCCGGAGCGGGCAAGTTTTTGGTTGAGGATCTGAATGCGGACGATGCGGGCCCTCTGCCCGAGACGGGTGAGATCATCACGACGCCCTTGAAACTCACCGGTTTGAGCGGGTCGCCCACGCGCGTTTTGCTCCGCGGCACATAAAATAACCGAGGCCAGGCAAACGCCCGGCCCCGGTCCAAAGGTCATCTGGTGCTACTCGGAAAACCGCCCGAGAGGAGTGGAGGAGGGGAGGGGGACCCTGCCGTCAAGGCAAGGTCGCCCTCTCAGGCAAACAAACCCAGACGACCCCCGTTTGCTGTGTCTGTGAACCGGTGCAGGTTGGGGAAAAGCGTGTTCAGCGCGCTGTCCTGAACGCCGAACCACAGTGAAAGATCGGCATAGAGCTGGTCGGTCGAAGTGGTCGGGATCAGCACGCCGTCGCCCACATCCTGCAAGTTGTCGTTGCCCAGGCCAAGGCTCGGGTATTCGCCAAAGACGCGGCCGCCCTGAACAGGTGTGCCCATGACGATGGTGTTGCCACCCCAGCCATGGTCGGTGCCGTTCCCGTTCGAGGTCAGGGTGCGGCCAAAGTCGGACCCGGTGAAGGTCACGACACGGTCGTCGATCTCCATCTCTTCCAGCGAATGCTGGAACTCACCCAAGGCCCGCGACAGAACACTCAGCATGTAACCTTGGTTGTTAAGCAACTCGTCGTGGTGGTCCCAACCGATATAGCGCAGGAAGAACGTCTGCTGCTGCAACCCCAACCGGTCCGCGGCCTTGATGGTGCGGGCGACCATGCGCAGCTGTTGGCTCAGATCACTGCCCGAAAAGCGGCCCGGCGCCTTGATGCCTTTCGTGGCGTCACGGAAGACCTCGTGCTTGGCTTGCGCGTCGCGGGTGAGGCCCAGATAGGTCTCCATGAACGGGTCGCCTGCGTAATCTTCGTTCATCAGCTTGGTGAAGCTATCCAGAAGTACCTCGTTCAGCTGGCTCTTCTCTTCCTTGACATAGAGGCCAACCGACCCCTCGGACTTGATCGAATAAGGCAGGTTGTGCGCGCCGTTCTGCTGGATGTTGTGACCGGCCAGCGAAATGTTCATCGGGATTTCATGTGCGGACAGGCTGGGCTGCAATTGATCGGCGAAATGGCCAAACCAGCCCTGGTTTTCGCGTACGTCCGGGCGCGAGGTTTGCCAGTGCTTGAACTGATCCGCGTGGCTGAGCAAACCAAGCGGAAGTTGCGCTGAACCATCATAGAATTGCTCCTTGCGCAGCCGTTCGACCAGCGGGCCGACGTTGGCGACAAAGGCGAGTTTCTTGCGGTTGTAGAGCTTTTGCACCTCGGGCATCGACGCGTGCAGGCCAAAGCTGCGGCCTGCCGCGTCGTCGGGGCCATCCAGACCCAGCAATTCGCGCCGTGCGATGGCCAGGTTGCCCCGGGTGCGGCTGTATTGCTTGTGATGGGTGCGGTCGGTGGGCACCAGCATATTGTAGCTGTCGTTGCCCCCGTCGAGCATGATGAACACCAGTGCCTTGCGCTGCGGTGTGATCATAGCGCCCGAGGCGCGCGCCAGGCCGGGCAGGCCCATGGTCATGGCGGCGGTGCCTGCCATGGCAAGACCACTGGAGTGCAGGAAACCGCGACGTGTGAATTCGGGATGGGACATGGTTCAGGCCTCCTGCACGGTGAATTCGGGGGAAATGGCGATCATGAAGGCGATGGTTTGCACCACCCATGCGGGATTGTCGGAAAATTGCGCAAAGGCCGCTTTGATACGTGCCTTGGCCTTTTGAGACGTGCGACCTGTGAGCAGGATCGACATCTGATCAATCAACGCATCGCGCTTGGCCGCAGATTTTGCTGATGCGATCTCGGCTTTCAGATCGAACCGCAAGGCGTCATTTTTCTGTGCCCAGAGGGTATCTGGATACATCTCCATGACCATTTTCTGCTCGGCCCCAGACCCGATCTGGGTCGAGACCAGCGGCAGGAAACCTCCAAAGAACCAATAGTACATTTGATTGACGTAAGCGACCGAAGTGGCCGAGGTGTGCAGCTCAAACTCGGGCGCGACCATTCCGGCGTTCTGCAGCGGACCATGAGGGGCAAAGTCGGGCTTGTAGAAATTGAACACCGTGGGTGCCGACATCGGGTGCATCTGCAGTTCTTCTTGCAGATCATCCCCGAGCAGCCACAGCTTGCCGCTGGTGTTGTGGGCGTTGAATGCCAGCAAAAGCTGGGTCACGCGGTGCAGCGGCGATTTCAATTTTTGCGATTGCACCATCTTGTCCCCGGCCTTGCGGGCCGTCGGCAAGCGGTTGTCCGTCACCTCATTGATCAACGGATAAGTCAGCACCGCCTCAAGCGTGGCCTTCAGGTCGCCCTTGGGACCAAACGCCTTGGCCACGGCGCGGATGTAAGCAGGTGAGGGGTTCGAGGTCACAAGCCGGTTGATCAGGTTGCGCGCGATGAATGGCGCGGTTGATGGGTGTGCCACCAGCTGCTCTACCAATGAACGGATCTCGCGCGGGCCTTTTTGACCGCCGGGCAGCGTCAGCTTGCCCCCCAGCAGGTTTTTGGCGCCGCGATCATGGAAATCCTCATCGACCACCATCGGCTTTGTGGCGTCGATGAAGGGCACGGTTTTGTATGCTTTTTCGACATCGTCATCAAAACCAACCGGATAACCGTTGTACGAGCTTTCCCAGAAACTGTTGGTCCATTCGTATTCATAGGCTGCGGGCAGTAGGCCGGTGAACACTCGGGCGAGTTCCTTGATATCGCGGTTGTCATAGGTCGGGATCGGTTTGCCGCCCCCGTCCAGTTTTTCCGACCCGTCCTGGTTCAGCTCGAACAGGCCGATCGAAAACAGCTGCATGATCTCGCGCGCATAGTTTTCATCCGGGTGGATGTTTTTGCGCTTGTTGGCTTTCTGGTTGAGCATGTGAGACAGGTAAATGCCCATCATCGGATGCATCGACACGTCGTAAAGCAGATCAACATACGAGCCAAAGGCGTGTTTGTAGAGCAGGTCATAGTAGCTGGCAAAACCAATGGCATCGAGTTCCAGCGAGGATTGGTCCGAGATCACCAGAACCTCACCCAAGGCCTGTGCCATACGCTGACGCAGCAGATCGTCCTTGCTGCTGAGCGTGTGATCCCACCAGGCCATGTGGAAGTACCATTTGTAGGGCAGGGCGGGGTTGTTGCCATCGCCATTGATCGCGTGCTCGCCATGAGCCGCGACAAGCCGCTTGCGAAAATCCTTCCAGATCGCGCGGGTCGCGTTTTCAAACGTGCGTCCAGAGTTCGGCTTGTGGTCAAGTTGATCTGAAAGCCAGGGCTTGATCCCCTGCGCGCTCACCCTGTCCAAAAGCGTCTGATCGGCCCCAAGTGTGGCTTGCATCAGAAACCGGCTGGTGTCTTCCAATGTGTTTTTCATGTTGATGGCTTTGCCTCGACTGTGCGGAGGGGGGCAGGTGAGCTGCAACTCCTCCAGTTATCTGTCATATATGACAAGTTAAGGTTTTCAATGCGCAAAGCAAGGTGACAGAACGAAAAAGACCCCGCCTGAGCGGGGTCTTTGTGCGGGTTTTTGCCTACGTCACTTATTTGGGCGCGTAGTTCATTTTCATGGTTGGGTTGTTGTCGCCGGTATATTCGAACACTGCTTCGTCATAAGTCGGAGGCGCGGTTGCGCCGGCGTTGTTGGAGTAACCCCAGCCCTCTTCCGGAACGGCGCCTTTCATTTCAAACTGGCCATTGTCGTTGGCATCGTGATGCAACATGATGGCATAGCTGCCGGCCTCCAGTCCGGGAAGAACACCAGTGACAGAACCCTCGGTTGCGGGAATTTTCACATAGCTTACCATTTTGGCGAACATGTTGTTTTCGAACGCGCGTTGATCGTTGAACGCCAGAACGTGGATTGAACCGCCGGATGCATCGACACCGTCGATGGTTACTTCCATGTCGGCTAGAGCAGCGGTCGTCGACAAAGTCGACGCGAACAAAGCGCCACTCAGAATGGGTGTCAGTTTCATGGTCTTTTCCTCACTTGCTAAAATGAACGGGTCGGGGATCAGAACCCGTATGGATTGATGCCAACCAGTTGAGAGATGTCGAAATAGATGCCGAACAGTCGCCACGCGAGGTCCTGAACCACGTAGTAGGCTCCCAAAGAGAACCACATCACGGTGACGGTCCAGAACAGCGGTGGATTTTCGCGGATGTTCACGATTTCCCCGATAAAGGCCTCACCCGCGATGAACGAGGTGTAAGCCCACCACAGGAACAGCGACCCCCAGACCCAGAAATGGCCAAAGAGTGTCGCCAGAAGCAGCGCGACAACAGTCAGCCACGTGACCGGGTGGTTGGTTAGGTACTTCATTGAATTCCCTTACTTTTTAAGCATCGGCGCAACGGCCTTCTTGAATTTCTCACCGAAAGGCGCCCGCAAAGGTTTGAACGGCCCGTCCATATTGATCTGCTTGTAGACGGACTTTTCATGGCTAAAGAGCTTGAAGCCGTGGTGGCCGTGATAAGCGCCCATGCCCGACGGACCAACGCCGCCAAACGGCAGGCTTTGCTGGGTCGAATGCATGATGGTGTCGTTGATGCAAGCGCCGCCCGATGTGGTATTGGACAGAACCTTGTCCTGCTCGCCTGCGTCTTTCGAGAAGACATACAGAGCAAGGGGACGGGGGCGGGCGTTCACGAATGTGATGGCTTGTTCGACCGTGTCATAGGGGATGACTGGCAGGATCGGGCCAAAGATCTCGTCTGTCATCACGTCCAGGTCAGGAGAAGGGTCGACGATGATGGTGGGCGGCATGACCTTTTCGTTCGAGCCGTCAAAGCTCTCATTGGCAGGGTTCACCTCGATCACTTCAGCGCCGCTGTCGCGGGCCTGCTGAACTAGCGCCTTTAACCGGTCGTGCTGACGGTCGGATACGATATGGGTGTAGTCCTGATTGCCCTGCAGGGTCGGATAAGCAGCGGCCATCTTGGTTTTGACTTGGTTCACAAAGTCACCAACCTTGGCGCGTGGGACCAAGGCATAGTCGGGCGCCAGGCAGACCTGGCCTGCGTTGAACAGTTTACCTGCCGTGATCCGCGAAGTTGCCACATCCATGTCGGCGTTGTTGGTCACGATGGCGGGCGACTTACCGCCCAGTTCCAAAGTCACGGGAACCAAGTTGTCGGCGGCAGCATGCAGGATGTGCTTGCCGATCGAGGTCGCCCCCGTGAACAGCATGTGGTCGAACGGCAGCTTGGTAAAGTTCACACCGGTTTCCACGCCACCAGTGATCACCGCTGCCTCGTTGGCCGAGAATTTCTCTTCGATCAACTGCTTCATCAGGGCCGAGGTGTTTGGTGTGAATTCCGACGGCTTCAACATAACCGAGTTGCCGGCAGCAAAGGCTTCCCCCATTGGGCCGATGGCCAAGTAGATCGGGAAGTTCCAAGGCGATACGATGCCAATGACACCCAAGGGCTGGTATTCGATCCGGGCCTTGCCGCCGAAAATGTTCAGCGGGAAATCAACTTTGGCTTTGGTCGGTTTCATCCATTGGGCCAAATGGGACTTGGCATGCTTGAGTTCGGTCAGCGTGCCGCCGATATCGGCGATCAGTGTCTCGGCCCTGCTGCGGTTGCCGAAGTCTGCAGAAACAGCGTCACAAAGAGCGTCCTGGTTGTCGGCGATCAGATCGATCAGACGGTTGATGCGATCAATCCGTTCGTTCAGCGAGGGGGCTCCGGAGGTCAGGAAATGCGAACGCTGCGCTTCGAGCAGGCTCAGCATGTCCGCGTTCAGATTTGGGTCGTGCTTGGTCATTTTAGTCTCCCTTGGGGCTCCTGGGCGCGGTGTCACCGAGGTCAGTCACCACGCCCAGGAAATTGTTAGTTTTCTATGCAGCTTTGTTGCCCACCATCTCTTCGAATTGTTTTTTGTCAAGATTGTAAAACAAAAGGAAAACGATGGACGCTACGTAGATCATGACTGTGAGCAGCGCGTAGTTGATGCCGAGGCTGCTGATGATCTCAGGTGTCAGGTTGCTTTGGTCGGGTGCCGATGGGAAACCAACGAAGGCCAGGAACATGCCCGAGACCGCCAAGCCGCCCGCTGTACCTGCTTTTAGGATGAAGGTGATCGAAGCAGTGATGATCCCTTCGTTCTGGAACCCGGACTTGTGCAGGCCAACCTCTACCACATCCGCAGTCATCGAGGTCAGCACCGAAGAGGTCCAGACAATCACACCAACCTGAATGATACCGTGCGCAAACAGGACATAGAGCAGGGCCTCAGTGCCATTGGCAGGGAACAGATCCAGCCAGCGCAGCAGATAGGGGCCAGCGCCGATGATGGTCGACAGGATCGACAAGTTGATTGCCGCGGCCTTCTTGTTGTCACGGTTGGACAGCACCTTGATCAGGAAACCCGCAATCAGCGCGCCTGCCAAATTCGCCAACAGGATGAGCGAGATCTGATCGTTACTGAGCTCCCAGTAAAAGCTCATCAGATAGGTCCACAGAGCGGCGGCAACGCCGGATCCGATCGCGTAGACTGCCGATGACAGGAAGATTGCGCGCAATGCGGGAAGACCTGCGGCCGAGGCAAACTGACGAAAGAAGCCACCGGCGCCTTTGGTCGGCTCATGGGCGATTTCGGTCATCTGATCTTTGTAGGAGTAGAGACCCAGGGCGGAGATCAGGATTGCGCCACCGATAAGGAAAGCACTGACAAGCCCAGCTTCCTGGTATCCGGCCTGGTTCAGAATGCCGTAAGGCATGAAGTCGGTCGGCACGAGCCAGATGGTGTACATCGCGATCACGATGATCTGACCGGCGATCCACGTCACTGAGACCTTGTGCCCCGACAACAGGGTCCGAGCGTTGTAGTCGCTGGTCAGTTCCGGCAGCATCGCGTTGTGCGGTACATCATACAGTGTCATCGAAAAGCGCAGTCCGATGGTGGTCAGCAACAGGAACCAGAACAGCTGCCCATCGGTGGTCAGGGATGCGGGCGGATTCCAGATCAGCCAGAACAGGAAAGCGGTCGGTACAATCGACAGAAAGATGAACGGATGCCGCTTGCCCATCCGCGATTTCCAGTTGTCCGACAGATAGCCCACAACCGGGTCCGAAATCGCGTCAAAGACCAGCGCGATCGAAAGGGCAAAACCCACAACCTCGGCCGGAAGTCCGATGACCAGGTTGTAATAGATGAGCAGAAAGAAGCTCAAACCATTTGAGAATACGCCGTTGGCGACACCGCCCAAGCCGTAGAACAGTTGCATCTTGCCGGGCGTGCCGGCGGTTTGGGTCTTCATTTTCTTTCCTCCCTGGTCCCGTTCACTGATATATTTTCATAGTTGATTGTTTTGAGGTTAGTGAACGTTCATGATATCTTGAATTTAGACACAGGTTGAATTACTTGTCAAAGGCGATAGTTTGTCATTCATGATAGTAAATGGATAAAGACGCGCGCCCGCTGAGAAGAGAGAGGAGATTCTCGTGACTTTAGATTGCTCTATGCCAGAACACGCCACCCAGATCCTGCCGCGTGAGGCCTATACCTCGCAGGAATGGTTCGACCGTGAAATGAAGGAATTGTTCGCCAAGACCTGGGGATTCGCAGGTCTCGCCAAGGATGTAGCCAACCCCGGTGACTATATGACGGCCCAGGTCGGGACCTTCACCTTGTTTGTGATTCGCGGATCGGATGGCGAGCTGCGCGCGTTCCACAACATCTGCCGCCACCGGGGAACCGAGCTGGTGGATCGTGGCTGTGGCAACAAGGGTAAAACCATCGTTTGTCCCTATCACCGCTGGACATTCGGTCTGGATGGCGCGCTGCGCGGTGTGCCGGATCAAAAGGCGCTGTTCCCGGATTTTGACAAGAAGGAAAACGGCCTGCACCCTGCGTCAGTGGGGGAATTCAAAGGCCTGGTCTTTGTCAGCCCGGAACCTGATCTCAGCTTTGATGCCTACCTGAGCACCATCCCCGAGGTGGTCTGGCCGCATGATCTGAACAACCCCGAGTTGGTGCAGGCGCAGGAAAAGATCGTCTACGAGATGGAGTGCAACTGGAAGGTTTTCTTCGAGAACGCCATTGACGGTTATCACCTGCTTTACCTGCATGAACACACGTTGGGCGGCCCCCACCCGGAAAAGAACGTCTGGGAGCCGCATGGCGATCACCAGGTTTGGTATTCGACCGAACAGGAAAACATCAAAAGCCGGATCCCGCAGTACGTTGCACAGCAACTGCAAAAGATGCGGCTCAAGCCGCTCGTTCACGCAGGCGAGCATGGGTATGGCGGCGTCTATGCGATGTTCCCGACCACCTTGGTGGTGACGTCGCCCTATTCCTTCTCGCTGTCGATCATGCACCCGACCGGGCCGAACACCACACGCCTGGAAGTCCTGAGCTGGATGCCCAAGGCACGACTAAAGGCAATGGGTGGGCTCAAGCACGTCCCGGGCTATGACAAGACAACCGGCACTATCAAATCCTCGCATTGGAAGGTGCACCCGCTGGAAACCGGTGATTTCCAGACCGAGGATGTATATGTCGCCGAAAAAATGCAGCGTTCGCTGCAGTCTCCTAAATATTCTGTAGGTCAACTGGCCAGCGGACCGGGTGCGGAATCGCCGCTGACATACTTCCAGCAGTGTGTTCGGAACTACGTGCCAGAAGAGTGAGTTAAAGACGACAACGGGTCGGATCGTCACGGATCCGGCCCGCTTCCCTTAGAACAAAAAAATGCGCCCAGGGGCGGGCGCAAGTTTCGGGGTTCCAGCGGCGCGATGGTTGGGAGAAACCACCGCGCCTTCGCGAGATATCACTGAGTGGCGTGTGTCTTCTCGCGGCGCGTACAGACCTCGATGATCTCACGCTTTTGGATCTTTCCGGTCGGCCCTTTTGGCAGGCTGTCCCAGATCTCGATGTCCTTTGGAATCTTGAAGTTGGCGATCTTGCCCCGGCAAAACGCGCGCAGCTCTTCGCCTGTGGTGGTCTGGCCATCAACCAGTGTCACGGTCGCATGGATGCGGTCGCCCCATTTGGGATCGGGCAGGCCAAAGACGCTGACCTCATCCACCGCCTCATGCTCGGCCAGGCAGTTTTCGATCTCGACCGGGAAAATGTTGTAGCCACCCGATTTGATACGGAACTTGGCCCGATCCATCAGATAGACGTACCCTTCGGCGTCCTGCGCGGCGATGTCACCAGTGTAGAGCCAGCCATCGCGCACCGTCTCGGTATATTTCACGTCCTGATTCCAATAGCCGGGGATCACGTAGGGCGTGCGGATGAGCAGCTCTCCGGCCTTGCCTTGGGGCAGATCGTTGCCCTCGTCGTCGATGATCCGGGTTTCTACAAAATAGAGCGGGCGGCCGGCACTGGCGAGGCAATTGTGATCGGCGTTCAAGGCAAGGTCATGGTCGGTCGCTGTCAGCATCATCGACATGCCCATCAACTCGGTCGTGCCATACATCTGCAGGAACGAACAGCCAAAGGCCTGCACGGCCTCGCGCACCGTGGCGGGCGGGATCGGGGCCGAGCCATAGCCGAGCTGGCGCATGGACGAGACGTCGTATTTGCCGATCAGGCCGGAACTCAGCAGGCTGTTGAGCATCGTCGGCACCAGGACGCAGATCGAGCATTTCTCGCGTTCGATCAATTGCAGGGCCCGTTCCGCATCCCATTCGCCGATGATTGCGCAGGTGTTGCCGTGAAAGATGTTGCGCAGCAGATGCATGATCGGCACGCCTGAGGCGGGCATCGCGTGCAGCCAGACGTCATCGGGCGTGGCCCCTTCGGACAGAGCAATGGCGGCCATGGATTCGATCATCTGGCGATGCGGATAGATTGCGCCTTTCGGCAGGCCGGTTGATCCGGTGGTGTAGCAGATCATCAGTCGCTCGTGCTGCGACAGGCTGAGTGGTTCGTCTGCCGTGCCTTCGGCGATCAGGGCCTCATAGTCGTCTGACAGATCGTGTCCGCCACCAATGCCGATCAGGCGCGGCTGTCGATCCGAATGGGCCAGCGCCTCTTTGGCCCCATCGACCAGTTCCGCCTGGACAAAGATTTGATCTACACCGGCGTCGTCGATCAACGCGCCCAACTCGGGCGGGGCAAGGCGATAGTTCAACCCGACCCGAACCGCGCCCGCCTTGGCGCAGGCCCCGATGGTTTCGACCACCTCGATGCTGTCTTTCAGGATCACACCGATCCGATCGCCAGGGCGCACGCCCCAACCCCGCAGAACGCGGCCAAGCGCATCCGTGCGCTGATCCAATTCCCGCCAAGTGCGGCGGCGGTCAATCTCGACATAGGCCTCGCGGTCGCCAAAGTTGCGCGCGTTTCGGTTGATCAATTCGCCTAGCGTCAGCATGTCTGTCCGTGCAATCCTGATATCTTGCCGCAAGGCAAGTTAGTGAACGTTCGCTATAGCATCCATGTGGACAACCGCATTTGTCAATTTCTTTTTTGAGACAGACCGTGCCTTTGCATAGGGCCATGCAATGCAACGCTTTTCGCCGCCCTGAATGTCGCTATGATCCGGAAAGGGGGCAGATCCGCCCCGGAGACTGCACCCGTGATCGAATTACGAGACCTGGAATTGCTTAGCGCGTTAGCGCGGCATCGGCACTTTGCCAAGGCGGCCGAGGATTGCGGGATTTCGCAGCCTGCGTTCTCCATGCGGATCCGAAATCTCGAGGACCGGTTGGGTGTCTCCATCGTCAAGCGCGCCAATCGGTTTCAGGGGCTGACCGAAGAGGGCGAAATGATCGTCCGACGGGCGCGGCGCATCCTGTTGGACACCAAAGCGCTGGAGCAAGAGGTGCTGGCGGTCAAGGGTGAGATCACAGGAACCTTGGTCCTGGGGGTGATTCCCACGGCTTTGGCCTTTACCGGCCGGTTGGTGAGGCGACTGCATCAGGCGCACCCAAAGATCGTGCCGCGCATCGATTCCATGTCCTCGGCCACAATCCAGAAGCGGTTGGACGAGGGCACGATTGATGCGGGCGTTACCTATGGTGACAGCATCGGTACAGATCTTCGTTCGGTTCAGCCACTCTATGAAGAGACCTATGTCCTGCTTGTTCCCGAGCACATGACCAGCGAAACGGGACCAATTCCCTGGGCGCGCGTGGCCGAGTTTCCACTTTCGATGCTTGAGCCTCAGATGCAGAACCGGCGCATTCTGGATCGCATCTTTGCCGAACTTGGCCTGCATCCTCAGGTGGTTGCGGAAAGCAGCGGGTTTACCGCCTCGATGGTCATGGCGCGCGAAGGGTTGGCAGCAACGGTGGTGCCGCGTGTCTTGGTGCGCGCTTTGGGGAACCTAAAGGGCACAAGGGTCTTGCCGTTGATTGCGCCCGAGGTCAGCAAGCCCATCTGCTTGGCCACGCTGACGCGTGACCCGGAACTGCCAACGGTTGCCGCATTGAGGCGCGTGGTGACGTCTTTACGGTGATAAGGTGTCGTTATCGTGTGATTGCGATTTGCGATTTGACGATATGCTATTCTGATGAGAGACGGAGCGTCAATCGGAGGGCATCATGGCACCATTAGATACCAAGCCATCAAACGCACCCAAGGGCGTTTGGAAGTCAGGTAAAGGCAAAGGGCGGCACACGCCCAAAGGCCGTCAGTTTTCGGATGAAGCGCAGGCAGAGATCACGCGCCTGTTGGGCGATCGCCCACGCCGCCGGGATCTGTTGATTGAATTTCTGCATCTGATCCAGGATGCCCATGGCCAC is part of the Falsiruegeria litorea R37 genome and encodes:
- a CDS encoding acyl-CoA dehydrogenase family protein: MDYQLPQRDITFLLDEVLNLDDTLALPGYEHCDKDTFFAVVDAINGFVRDNLATCNEAGDSPGAKLVDGQVYAAPGFGDAYKVFCEDGWNALALEEEYGGQQLPFVLHAALREGMAGTNLAFALIHELNFGVVEALMAYGSDDQKTVYVPQLTNGNWAGTMNLTEPHCGTDLGLIRTKAVQNDDGSYAITGNKIFITWGDHDMSENVAHLILARVEGAQPGPRGLSLFLAPKYMLDADGNTTDTQNTITIAGIENKMGIHGSPTCAISFEDTKAWIVGEEGKGLAAMFVMMNAARLSVGQQGLGIAEAAIQTATAYAHERLQGRADGEAWNPAGPADPLVAHADVRRRLLTAQGEMDAGRAFAYFGASLLDEAHRSATPEARKAADAKLSVLTPVLKSYLSEMGSRMANEAVQMHGGHGFIKDYGVEQLVRDVRITEIYEGTSAVQARDLVTRKVRGDSGAVMKGFVADMLADADALPAELADVQTALRDAAARLGRCTDWVLSTAQGDVLSGACDYLEVVALSFSAWMAARIAKAAHAGTGAQSADYYADRLDCARALLVRALPRALSHEMILQAGEPGMICRADRCI
- a CDS encoding DUF1800 family protein, whose amino-acid sequence is MKNTLEDTSRFLMQATLGADQTLLDRVSAQGIKPWLSDQLDHKPNSGRTFENATRAIWKDFRKRLVAAHGEHAINGDGNNPALPYKWYFHMAWWDHTLSSKDDLLRQRMAQALGEVLVISDQSSLELDAIGFASYYDLLYKHAFGSYVDLLYDVSMHPMMGIYLSHMLNQKANKRKNIHPDENYAREIMQLFSIGLFELNQDGSEKLDGGGKPIPTYDNRDIKELARVFTGLLPAAYEYEWTNSFWESSYNGYPVGFDDDVEKAYKTVPFIDATKPMVVDEDFHDRGAKNLLGGKLTLPGGQKGPREIRSLVEQLVAHPSTAPFIARNLINRLVTSNPSPAYIRAVAKAFGPKGDLKATLEAVLTYPLINEVTDNRLPTARKAGDKMVQSQKLKSPLHRVTQLLLAFNAHNTSGKLWLLGDDLQEELQMHPMSAPTVFNFYKPDFAPHGPLQNAGMVAPEFELHTSATSVAYVNQMYYWFFGGFLPLVSTQIGSGAEQKMVMEMYPDTLWAQKNDALRFDLKAEIASAKSAAKRDALIDQMSILLTGRTSQKAKARIKAAFAQFSDNPAWVVQTIAFMIAISPEFTVQEA
- a CDS encoding cyclase family protein, translating into MTDWIDLSFDLNPEMWIYSAENYSDPPFGAMKWTDPETSRYEVWALSMGTQMGTHIDAPCHFVPGAATMDAFDPQHCFGRFRRVDAAQPKVDLSPEGWAGITHLFLDARADHLARVADIEALLTLPIPIWVMAGGVRVDHPDGLWFHQRIAGAGKFLVEDLNADDAGPLPETGEIITTPLKLTGLSGSPTRVLLRGT
- a CDS encoding DUF2141 domain-containing protein, yielding MKLTPILSGALFASTLSTTAALADMEVTIDGVDASGGSIHVLAFNDQRAFENNMFAKMVSYVKIPATEGSVTGVLPGLEAGSYAIMLHHDANDNGQFEMKGAVPEEGWGYSNNAGATAPPTYDEAVFEYTGDNNPTMKMNYAPK
- a CDS encoding DUF1501 domain-containing protein, encoding MSHPEFTRRGFLHSSGLAMAGTAAMTMGLPGLARASGAMITPQRKALVFIMLDGGNDSYNMLVPTDRTHHKQYSRTRGNLAIARRELLGLDGPDDAAGRSFGLHASMPEVQKLYNRKKLAFVANVGPLVERLRKEQFYDGSAQLPLGLLSHADQFKHWQTSRPDVRENQGWFGHFADQLQPSLSAHEIPMNISLAGHNIQQNGAHNLPYSIKSEGSVGLYVKEEKSQLNEVLLDSFTKLMNEDYAGDPFMETYLGLTRDAQAKHEVFRDATKGIKAPGRFSGSDLSQQLRMVARTIKAADRLGLQQQTFFLRYIGWDHHDELLNNQGYMLSVLSRALGEFQHSLEEMEIDDRVVTFTGSDFGRTLTSNGNGTDHGWGGNTIVMGTPVQGGRVFGEYPSLGLGNDNLQDVGDGVLIPTTSTDQLYADLSLWFGVQDSALNTLFPNLHRFTDTANGGRLGLFA